A portion of the Psilocybe cubensis strain MGC-MH-2018 chromosome Unknown contig1, whole genome shotgun sequence genome contains these proteins:
- a CDS encoding Flavin-dependent monooxygenase, which produces MSPTRSPNADAQILVVGAGPSGLILALSLMRHGVPVRIIEKSMKNRLGQRGAGITPRTLEVFESLGFVDEIIKRGIDVPTVRAYKMPEGVEILREFNMSPKLDSTPDKPYANFVMFGQDGLDRVLRSELEKLGCFVELGAELQALTQDDDKVHVKILHHKPDQSVHVEKTSYNWVVGADGARGVVRKQAGMSFVGQTTDLAFVLGDITIKTPLTHHWHLWGDISNILNILRPTDVAGVWSFMIGGRHFTGSEEIYTNEESLKAYFKAHTGTLQDIHIDKFLWISPYRISVRMVDTFQKGRILVTGDAGHVHSPAGGQGMNTGVQDSYNLGWKLALVAKGLAPPTLLETFNSERYPVVSEMLNITTKLWKQMEEDSSNEKGWNRTGDVHQLGVNYRGSPIVLSDGDTVATGPLPEDDSSYTIRPEGYVLPGDRAPDATGLYRVVDGYRRGPSTRLFKIFDATKHTVLTFADRTADSENIISALRMYDETLVRSILITMPGSGARIPADCITFEDSDGHAYNAYKGPGGLSGSFVIRPDGVVGARVAGPETLGRYFDAIFGKSNTRWSCKM; this is translated from the exons ATGAGCCCTACACGATCTCCAAATGCCGACGCTCAGATTTTGGTG GTCGGAGCTGGACCTTCAGGTCTGATACTTGCATTATCATTAATGCGCCATGGTGTTCCGGTGCGTATCATTGAGAAAAGCATGAAGAATAGATTGGGACAACGGGGTGCTGGGATAACC CCTCGAACATTGGAAGTATTTGAATCTCTTGGGTTTGTAGACGAAATCATCAAGCGAGGTATTGATGTGCCAACGGTTCGCGCTTATAAAATGCCAGAGGGCGTGGAGATCCTGAGGGAGTTCAACATGTCTCCCAAGTTAGACTCAACCCCTGATAAGCCCTAT GCGAATTTCGTTATGTTTGGTCAGGATGGCTTAGATCGCGTCCTACGCTCTGAGCTTGAGAAGCTCGGTTGCTTTGTTGAGCTGGGCGCTGAGCTTCAAGCATTAACTCAGGATGACGATAAAGTTCACGTCAAGATACTACACCACAAACCCGATCAATCAGTTCATGTTGAGAAAACATCATATAATTGGGTTGTTGGCGCAGATGGGGCGAGAGGTGTGGTTCGGAAACAAGCCGGGATGTCCTTTGTGGGACAGACGACAGATTTAGCGTTTGTGCTGGGAGATATCACCATAAAGACTCCATTGACACAC CATTGGCATCTCTGGGGGGATATTTCCAACATCCT TAATATTCTACGACCTACAGATGTAGCCGGAGTTTGGAGCTTTATGATTGGAGGAAGACATTTTACAGGATCGGAAGAGATATATACAAACGAAGAATCGTTGAAGGCGTACTTCAAAGCGCATACAGGGACTCTACAAGATATTCATATTGACAAATTTTTATGGATATCCCCTTACAG GATCAGCGTACGGATGGTCGATACGTTTCAGAAAGGTCGAATTCTGGTCACCGGAG ATGCAGGCCATGTACACAGCCCAGCTGGTGGACAG GGTATGAACACTGGAGTTCAAGACTCGTATAACCTGGGATGGAAACTCGCTCTTGTTGCTAAAGGATTAGCGCCTCCTACGCTTCTTGAGACTTTCAACTCAGAGCGTTATCCCGTCGTCTCGGAGATGCTCAATATAACTACCAAGCTATGGAAACAAATGGAGGAGGATTCAAGCAACGAAAAAGGTTGGAATAGGACTGGAGACGTGCATCAACTTGGTGTCAATTACAGGGGAAGTCCGATCGTGCTAAGCGACGGTGATACCGTAGCAACAGGGCCTCTCCCTGAGGATGATTCATCGTACACAATTCGACCTGAAGGTTATGTGCTTCCTGGAGACCGTGCACCAGACGCAACCGGATTATATAGGGTGGTGGATGGATATAGAAGGGGCCCTTCCACGAGACTGTTCAAGATCTTTGACGCAACAAAACATACGGTGTTAACATTCGCTGACCGGACCGCCGACAGCGAAAACATCATCTCTGCCCTTAGGATGTATGACGAGACACTGGTTCGCTCAATACTGATTACAATGCCCGGATCAGGAGCCAGGATACCTGCGGATTGTATTACATTTGAAGACAGTGATGGACATGCATACAATGCCTACAAAGGGCCAGGGGGATTGAGTGGGTCTTTTGTTATTCGCCCAGATGGGGTAGTAGGGGCACGGGTAGCAGGACCGGAGACGCTTGGGCGCTACTTTGATGCTATTTTTGGAAAGTCGAACACGAGATGGAGCTGTAAAATGTAA
- a CDS encoding Cytochrome P450 monooxygenase 64, which yields MGSIVEIVFLPQIIAVLAFCITLLTFIHYRVTCSGHRLPLPVLPPGPSGRFVFGNFIPTSSAHLYFESLTQQYGPIFTLRQGFNTVIVIGRLRAAADIMEKEGLATVDRPRSIAVGDTLSGGMRLVMTPVGEQFRKFRRAIHSHLRPQILPDYAVIIARNAKQHIIDIINDPSNHQGHAKRYAASVVMEIAYGKQPKLYTDPEILAINQCSRTFGLNLRPGLWMVDAYPILRYIPGYLKELQDAHVSELALFKRLLYEVQTKMKSKADLPASFSRYLLERQSELGLSDSEIAYLAGSMFGAGSDTTASAISISIIAAACYPEAQRRVQDELDAVIGRKKAPASKDQDMLPQTMAFVLETFRWRPVVPGGIAHRTTRDIIWENYLIPKGATIIGNTWSIGRDPNFFEDPESFNPQRWLAEDGRIKQDLKSYSFGFGRRVCPGQYMATSSVFVNTALLQWAFKISPDPAAPIDKMAFTDGVTTHPLPFNVNFKPRITSSMDAIKELLGTYEI from the exons ATGGGATCTATTGTTGAGATTGTCTTCCTACCACAGATTATTGCAGTATTGGCTTTCTGTATAACACTCCTTACATTCATACATTACCGAGTGACTTGCTCCGGCCACCGACTTCCCCTCCCAGTGCTCCCACCTGGTCCCTCTGGAAGATTTGTCTTCGGTAATTTTATTCCTACGTCGTC TGCACATCTCTACTTCGAATCCTTGACGCAGCAATATGGACCAATTTTTACCCTTCGTCAAGGGTTCAATACAGTAATCGTCATTGGACGGCTTCGAGCAGCCGCCGATATTATGGAAAAAGAGGGATTGGCCACGGTCGACCGGCCACGCAGCATTGCAGTGGGCGATACACTCTCTGGGGGGATGAGATTGGTTATGACACCTGTCGGCGAGCAATTCCGCAAGTTCCGCAG AGCTATTCATTCGCATCTTCGACCGCAAATTCTTCCAGACTATGCGGTCATTATAGCGCGCAATGCAAAGCAACATATAATTGACATCATAAATGATCCTTCAAACCACCAGGGTCATGCTAAACG ATACGCTGCCTCTGTCGTGATGGAAATTGCATATGGAAAGCAGCCTAAACTATATACGGATCCAGAGATCCTTGCCATCAACCAATGCTCTAGGACATTCGGTTTAAACCTGCGACCTGGATTATGGATGGTTGATGCGTATCCTATTTTAAG ATATATCCCGGGATACCTGAAAGAGCTACAGGATGCTCATGTCAGCGAGCTGGCGTTGTTTAAACGACTGCTGTACGAAGTCCAAACAAAAATG AAATCAAAGGCAGACTTGCCCGCGTCGTTTAGTAGGTATCTCCTCGAGCGACAGTCCGAGCTCGGGTTATCCGACTCTGAGATAGCGTACTTGGCCGGCAGCATGTTTGGTGCGGGGTCAGATACGACAGCGTCTGCTATTAGCATCAGCATCATTGCTGCTGCATGCTATCCTGAAGCACAGAGGCGTGTTCAGGATGAGCTGGATGCTGTGATTGGACGAAAAAAAG CTCCGGCATCAAAGGACCAGGATATGCTCCCCCAGACGATGGCATTTGTGTTGGAGACGTTCAGATGGAGGCCTGTTGTTCCTGGAG GAATCGCTCATAGAACGACGAGGGATATTATTTGG GAAAACTATCTGATTCCTAAGGGAGCCACAATTATAGGGAATACATG GTCTATTGGGCGAGACCCAAACTTTTTTGAAGATCCCGAATCATTCAATCCTCAGAGGTGGCTGGCAGAGGACGGAAGGATTAAGCAAGACTTGAAGTCATACTCATTTGGATTTGGAAGGAG AGTATGTCCAGGACAATATATGGCTACGAG TTCGGTATTTGTCAACACTGCGCTGCTGCAGTGGGCGTTCAAAATATCTCCTGACCCCGCTGCTCCAATCGACAAAATGGCATTCACAGACGGGGTCACGACTCACCCTCTCCCTTTCAACGTCAACTTTAAACCGCGCATCACGAGCTCCATGGATGCCATTAAGGAGCTCCTTGGCACTTATGAAATATGA
- a CDS encoding Cytochrome P450 monooxygenase 88, translating to MEKEGSATVDRPRSIAAGETLSGGMRMVMTPIGEQFRKLRRAMHSHLRPQVVPDYTPILARNAKRHLIDIINDPFNHQGHAKRYAASVVMEIAYGKQPKLYTDPEILAINECSRRLGLNLRPGIYIPGYLKELQDAHIDELALFKRLLYEVKTKMESKSDVPESFSKYLIERQPELGLSDSEMAYLAGSMFGAGSDTTASAISISIIAAACYPAAQNRVQDELDAVIGRERAPTSADQDMLPQTMAFVLETFRWRPVAPGAELPDS from the exons ATGGAGAAAGAGGGCTCTGCAACAGTCGACCGACCACGCAGTATCGCAGCTGGCGAGACACTCTCTGgggggatgaggatggtTATGACGCCTATTGGCGAGCAGTTCCGCAAGTTACGCAG AGCGATGCATTCGCATCTCCGTCCACAGGTAGTTCCAGATTACACGCCCATTCTAGCGCGTAACGCAAAGCGGCATCTCATTGACATTATCAATGACCCTTTCAACCACCAGGGCCATGCTAAACG ATATGCCGCCTCTGTCGTGATGGAAATTGCCTACGGAAAACAGCCTAAGCTATACACCGACCCAGAGATCTTAGCTATCAACGAATGTTCTAGGAGATTAGGCTTGAACTTGCGACCCGGAAT ATATATTCCGGGATACTTGAAAGAGCTACAGGATGCCCATATTGACGAGCTGGCGCTGTTTAAACGACTTCTGTATGAagtcaaaacaaaaatg GAATCCAAATCAGATGTGCCTGAATCCTTCAGCAAGTACCTCATTGAACGACAACCTGAGCTCGGGCTATCCGATTCCGAGATGGCTTATCTCGCCGGGAGCATGTTCGGTGCGGGGTCAGATACGACGGCGTCAgccatcagcatcagcatcatcgcCGCCGCGTGCTATCCCGCAGCGCAGAATCGTGTGCAGGACGAGCTGGATGCAGTGATTGGCCGAGAAAGAG CTCCTACGTCCGCCGACCAGGATATGCTCCCACAGACGATGGCGTTTGTGCTGGAGACGTTCAGATGGAGGCCTGTTGCTCCAGGAG CAGAATTACCTGATTCCTAA
- a CDS encoding uncharacterized protein (Uncharacterized protein C32A11.02c) — protein MSHLPPAPKDISTHPAKGSVVDPVDKAAKDADVDRKIRLYTVLQAFRAGKLPSNAQIDRALAYLLSSDALSSSSSHAPTTATTTTGGGHTTTTASVNAKSLSPQGRRLIQDLKEIISTARLMIAEKNADELVQDFVWHTRGAATASQGENGGMGMGGALKDKIPVDREKVDQDSEMAVKHLRTLLTLILSNSEVRKLLGDFSVIGRDLLARAASNASQAIAPPREALERVDETAPNDQFITEGGRVAAPGETPVLKTEMPGGVKIRADPHDDAHGGARVHTSDHPEGKPVGEVYDQAQSFKEQARSGAMDAASQAVRDPTKREEMAGKGKEMAGEASKRRDEGMREVKGHVGDVQESEDPDMEVEKKKGGVMGKMRAMRDNINERIPDKHKDAVSNRYERGRQFLNEEYFPEERRDQFIFRGKKVIIECQKHDDYQESIKWLLGFVEEYVRHGKSVAGPGGVLHQHVGTAAKQSNLDLCIAELRTILERFANGVQFDIVTSSLDALIDDARRDPALREWFSALNLYVRKVLLEPGYVLEPACNSHARKLRDIGREFYDGKYKGHFDALFDSVGRWFGAMGEDPINKQFGQDWARLTKDLLFDSEGSLKFKPELWNDIRKVILPGLIDQIGYIPIPRVEYTDDALDLVVENLTLQGRNLLPNMVSFEANNYVAFSPYNAIKEENHHRVRVHLEQIQADMRDVAFYYKKKTGIPKMKDSGLADVVIGGEGLSAMIELVSTPSSDRTSVFKVHDIKVKLDTLKFAIRDSNHDFLYKTLRPLATGLIKKQVQRAVADALRTGLEYLDGRLVVVRDRMEDIKGEEGEGRVDVLKDLFARKKDEAASLTSSAKERESASQFKIVADKRNSILADQGNPAGWVNRAEERKEMVGKGVDGWRSDAFHVVDNTAGVKHLNAK, from the exons ATGTCTCACCTCCCACCAGCACCGAAAGATATCAGCACGCATCCCGCCAAGGGAAGTGTGGTCGACCCGGTCGACAAGGCTGCGAAGGATGCTGATGTAGATCGCAAG ATACGCCTCTACACCGTTTTACAAGCCTTCCGCGCTGGAAAGCTGCCATCGAATGCGCAGATCGACCGCGCGCTTGCGTATTTGCTTTCCTCTGACGCTttatcctcttcctcttcgcatGCTCCCACCAccgctaccaccaccactggaGGCGGGCATACCACCACGACTGCCTCCGTAAACGCAAAGTCTCTCTCGCCACAAGGACGCCGCCTCATTCAAGACCTCAAAGAAATAATCAGTACCGCGCGCTTGATGATTGCTGAGAAAAACGCAGATGAGCTTGTACAGGACTTTGTATGGCACACGCGCGGGGCGGCCACTGCGTCCCAAGGCGAGAACGGtgggatgggaatgggagGGGCGTTGAAGGATAAGATCCCTGTGGATAGGGAGAAGGTTGATCAGGATTCTGAAATGG CGGTCAAACACCTCCGCACACTCCTAACTCTCATCCTATCCAACTCGGAAGTCCGAAAACTCCTAGGCGACTTTTCAGTAATAGGCCGCGACCTCCTCGCGCGCGCTGCATCCAACGCATCGCAAGCTATCGCACCTCCCCGCGAAGCACTCGAGAGAGTCGACGAGACCGCGCCGAATGACCAGTTCATAACTGAGGGTGGGCGCGTCGCAGCTCCAGGGGAGACACCCGTGTTGAAGACGGAGATGCCTGGTGGTGTGAAGATCCGCGCGGACCCGCATGATGATGCGCATGGAGGGGCGCGTGTGCATACGTCTGATCACCCTGAGGGTAAACCCGTCGGTGAGGTGTACGACCAGGCGCAGAGTTTCAAGGAACAGGCGCGGAGCGGTGCAATGGATGCTGCTTCGCAGGCTGTAAGAGACCCGACCAAGAGAGAGGAAATGGctgggaaagggaaggagaTGGCTGGCGAGGCGAGCAAGAGGCGAGATGAGGGTATGCGGGAGGTGAAGGGTCACGTTGGGGATGTGCAGGAGAGTGAAGATCCGGATATGGaggttgagaagaagaagggggGTGTTATGGGTAAGATGCGTGCGATGAGG GATAACATCAATGAGCGTATCCCGGATAAACACAAGGATGCAGTGTCGAATCGGTACGAGCGTGGACGTCAATTTTTGAACGAGGAGTATTTCCCGGAGGAGAGGCGGGATCAATTTATCTTCAGAGGGAAGAAG GTTATTATAGAATGTCAGAAACACGACGATTATCAAGAGTCAATCAAGTGGTTGCTTGGGTTTGTTGAGGAGTACGTGAGGCATGGGAAGAGTGTTGCGGGCCCTGGAGGGGTGTTGCATCAACACGTCGGTACCGCTGCGAAG CAATCCAATCTCGACCTGTGCATAGCCGAACTCCGCACGATCCTCGAACGATTCGCGAATGGCGTACAATTCGACATCGTCACTTCCTCTTTGGATGCACTGATCGACGACGCAAGGCGGGACCCCGCTCTTCGCGAATGGTTCAGCGCGCTGAATTTGTATGTAAGGAAGGTGTTGCTTGAGCCGGGGTATGTGCTTGAGCCGGCGTGTAATTCCCATGCGAGGAAGTTGAGGGATATTGGGAGGGAGTTCTACGATGGCAAGTACAAGGGCCACTTTGATGCGTTGTTTGATAGTGTTGGAAGGTGGTTTGGTGCTATGGGCGAGGATCCG ATTAATAAACAGTTTGGACAGGATTGGGCGAGACTTACGAAGGATTTGTTGTTTGATAGCGAGGGAAGTTTGAAGTTCAAACCTGAGCTTTGGAATGATATCCGCAAGGTTATCCTGCCGGGGTTGATTGACCAG ATCGGATATATCCCCATCCCGCGCGTCGAGTACACGGACGACGCGCTGGATCTTGTCGTTGAGAATCTGACCCTGCAAGGAAGGAATTTGTTGCCGAATATGGTATCGTTTGAAGCGAACAATTATGTGGCGTTCTCTCCTTATAATGCGATAAAGGAGGAGAACCATCATCG TGTGAGGGTGCATCTAGAGCAGATTCAGGCGGACATGCGCGACGTTGCCTTTTATTATAAGAAGAAGACTGGTATACCCAAGATGAAAGATTCAGGGTTGGCAGATGTTGTCATTGGCGGAGAAGGACTTTCC GCAATGATAGAGCTTGTCTCAACACCCTCTTCAGACCGCACATCCGTCTTCAAAGTGCATGACATCAAAGTGAAACTCGACACGCTCAAATTTGCGATCCGAGACTCGAACCATGATTTCCTGTACAAGACGCTTAGGCCGCTCGCGACGGGGTTGATCAAGAAGCAGGTGCAGAGGGCTGTGGCGGATGCTTTGAGGACTGGGCTGGAGTATCTTGATGGGCGGCTTGTGGTTGTTAGAGATAGGATGGAGGATATAAAGGGggaagaaggggaggggagggtaGATGTTTTAAAGGAT CTCTTTGCGAGAAAGAAGGACGAAGCGGCCTCGCTCACGTCTTCAGCAAAAGAGAGGGAGTCGGCGTCGCAGTTCAAGATTGTAGCCGATAAGCGCAATTCGATTTTAGCTGACCAGGGAAATCCTGCTGGATGGGTGAATCGGGCTgaagagaggaaggaaatggttGGGAAGGGTGTGGATGGGTGGAGGAGCGATGC GTTCCATGTTGTGGATAATACAGCGGGCGTCAAGCATTTGAATGCCAAGTAG